From one bacterium genomic stretch:
- the aroF gene encoding 3-deoxy-7-phosphoheptulonate synthase yields the protein MIIVLSASATKKQIDEVADQLKEWGYEIHPIYGVEKTVIGAVGAPDADKTYAKEHLEQLPFVEQVVLILQPYKMVSRSYKPEGTVIDVGGVKIGGNEIVVMAGPCTVESYDQLLDTAKAIKKAGATILRGGAYKPCTSPYSFQGLGKEGLEMLAAAGKETGLKIITEVMDPRNVEMVAEYTDILQIGTRNMQNYDLLKEVGSSQTPVMLKRGMSAKIEEWLYAAEYIILRGNQNVMFCERGIRSFETYTRNTLDLSAVPAIKQLSHLPIIVDPSHGTGRWGMVAPMSKAAIACGADGLIIEVHPDPSHAAKDGAQSLNFDNFEQLMTELKPIATAVGKCIGKA from the coding sequence CTGAGCGCGAGCGCCACTAAAAAACAGATTGATGAAGTTGCCGATCAACTAAAGGAATGGGGTTACGAGATTCATCCTATTTATGGCGTAGAAAAGACGGTAATCGGCGCTGTTGGCGCTCCTGATGCGGATAAGACTTATGCCAAAGAACATCTTGAACAGCTACCTTTCGTCGAACAAGTCGTCCTCATTCTTCAACCCTATAAAATGGTTTCGCGCAGTTATAAGCCAGAAGGTACAGTTATCGATGTCGGCGGAGTAAAAATTGGCGGCAATGAAATCGTGGTTATGGCAGGACCCTGTACGGTTGAAAGTTATGATCAGTTGCTTGATACTGCTAAAGCAATAAAAAAAGCCGGTGCAACCATTCTTCGAGGCGGGGCATACAAACCCTGCACATCACCCTACAGCTTTCAAGGCCTTGGTAAAGAAGGCTTGGAAATGTTGGCAGCCGCTGGAAAAGAGACGGGGCTGAAGATAATCACCGAAGTGATGGACCCGCGCAATGTGGAGATGGTTGCCGAGTATACCGACATCCTGCAGATTGGCACCCGCAATATGCAGAACTATGACTTATTAAAAGAAGTCGGTTCAAGCCAAACACCCGTTATGCTCAAGCGCGGAATGAGCGCTAAGATCGAAGAATGGCTTTACGCCGCCGAGTATATAATCTTGCGGGGCAACCAAAACGTAATGTTCTGCGAACGAGGTATACGATCTTTCGAGACATACACACGAAACACCCTCGATTTAAGTGCGGTGCCGGCAATTAAACAGCTTTCACATCTTCCGATTATTGTTGACCCATCACATGGAACGGGAAGGTGGGGGATGGTCGCTCCGATGTCTAAAGCGGCAATCGCATGCGGCGCCGATGGGCTTATTATCGAAGTCCATCCCGACCCAAGCCATGCCGCTAAAGACGGCGCCCAGAGTCTGAATTTTGACAATTTCGAACAACTTATGACCGAGCTAAAACCAATTGCAACAGCCGTAGGCAAATGCATAGGAAAAGCTTAG